Part of the Fusibacter sp. A1 genome is shown below.
CATCCTCTTCACTTTTAAGTGTATTGTCCAAGTACTCAAGTGCGAACACTAAAAACACACTCGACATCAGTCCCAAAACCGCTGCGATAGCGACGTTCATCGCTTTTCTTACATTAATCGGCTTATCTACAGGAATCGCCCGGTCAATAATTTCAACATTATTCACCTTCATGATTCTCATCACTTCTTTCATAAACACATCAGAAACCGTGTTCGCAATTTCTGCGGCTTCCTTATCACTTTTATTTGTAACAACAATATTTAAAATTTCAGTGTTTTTTACCGGAACAGCTACAATCATTTGATTTAGTACTTCAAATGAATAATCCAATTCCAATCGTGCAATCACTTGTTCCAATACAATTCTAGATTTGACAATTTCACTATAGGTCACTACAAGCTTTTGATTGGCACCAATACTTGATATATCAAAACTCGCTGCGATATCACTTGCAGATAATCCTTTTGATCCATTGACCATAAGTGTCGTATTGGACTTGTATAGCGGGGTTACTCCGTAAAAACTATAAAGGGTTCCTGCGACAATCGCGATTAAGGTGATGACTACAATCAGCCATTTTCGATGAAAAATAAGTTCAATAAGTTCGCGTAGTTCAATGGTTTCTTCCAAAATGCCAGCCTCCTAATGCATAATTACTATATATCCTATGATTTATAAATTAAAAAATTGCTTCAATCTTTGTAAATCCAATAACAGCAAATTGCTTTCCAAAACGCTTCTAAATTTGGCATACTCGTCGCTTGTCATCGTTTTTGCCTTATTTCTCGCACGTTCCATATCCAGGTCAAAATCGTAGCTCGAATCCTTAACATAGTTCTTCATTGCAGACTGAATATCCTTAGTAGTACTCTCTTGAAGGTCAGTCGTCATAAGGGGTAAAACATACTTGTCTATATCCAAAATCACCCTGTTCATCGATTCCAACACCAAGTCCTTAGTGCCATCAGGCTGACTCACGGGGGCAGATCCGCCACTATCGCTTGCTTCTACAACCACAATCACTTCAGTCTTCGCTTCAATATAAGTCTCATACACGGCACTCTTTACCACATTGTAAAGCGCCTGAGTACCTTCGGCCCTAGTGATCAGACCATCCGACCTAAACGTACCGTCCGTGTAGCCTTTCATCAGTCCATGTTCCATGCTTATGGCAACATATCGCCTAGCCCACTCAGGGACTTGGTCCTTATCTGAAAGGGTCAACGTTACACTTGATTCCTCTAGGTCATACACCCTTGCAAGCATAGCCGCAAACTGAGCTCTTGTGATAGGCGCTTCAGGCCTAAACGTACCATCCGGGAACCCATTGATATATCCATCCGCCACAGCTTGCTGAACAGCAACATAAGCCCAGTGGTCAACGTCCACATCTAAAAATTCAATTTCCACTTTATCACTTAATCCGTTCATGCGATTAATCACATGAATTGCTTCTGCACGAGTCAAAGCCTGTTGGGGCATAAACAATTCATCTGAATAACCACTGATAAAACTTTTTTCAACCATAAAGTTAATGGCTTCATCAGCCCACGGTACTTGCTTGGTATCGTTAAAAGTTGCAAAGGACACCTGAACAGAAAATACCAACAAAACTAATAAAACCATTAATTGCTTTTTCATGTAATTACCCCTTAACTGTAAGTTAGGAGCCCTAGGGCTCCCAACAAGTTTTTTCTTTATTATTGTACCGAAATACCAACCCACTCGTTACCGAATGTAAAGACAAAGATATATTTATCTGCCAATTTAGCATCCTTAAACGTCAAGTCTTTTGTAGTTTTTCCATTTGCACCATCTGTCAAATCAGTTTTGATTTCACCAATTGTCGCACTAGTCCATTTTTGAAGTGTTTTGCTCGAATCAAGCGCCCACAGTTCAAATTCACTTGGTACATCTTTAGCAGGGTACAATGTAATCATATCGTTGACAATCGCTTCTAAGTTCTGAGTTGCCAAATCTGCTGCCAATGCTTTAGCTGCCGCCAACTTAGTTGCTTCACTTGCGCTTGAATTGGCAAGGTCTACAATAAAGCTGTCTGTCTTGTCAAACACTGTAAGCGCTGTTCCGCCTGTATATGCGATCACCTTCTCAGCCAACGACTCAGAGAATACCACATCATTCGTATTTTTCAGTGCTAAAATTCTAGTGATAAAGTTTTCATTGTCAGTATCCTGTGCAATCGCGCTCAATCCCGATTTTACATCCGTACTAGCAAATACAGTGTTTACATTTGCCAAAGTGACTTTTGCAGTATCAGCAAACGTATATCTACCAAGCAGGGCTGTCTTACCAGCCGCACCAGATACAGTACTTGAGTAGGTTCCAGATCCATGAGTTACTTTAAATGCATATTCAGCCGTTGGTGTAGTAGTTCCACCACCTGTTGATCCACCACCGCTTGTTGCCGGTGGAGTCGTAACCACTGGAGTAGTCGTTGATACATTACTTGTCGTTCCACCAACTACCACTGTTACTGGTGTTGTGCTTGTCGAACTTACCGTAGTAGGAGCAGTCACAAAGCTTGAACCTTCTGTATTTACAACAGCTGTTGTAACCGTACCAGTACCTGTAACAGTTACAGGCGCATCAGCAGTCATCGTTGTTACAGTAGCAGTAGCGCTTACTTCAACATTAGCGCTTCCTGCAGCAGCAGTTACGTTAACCGATTTAACCGTACCGTCTGTAACATTAAGTGTTACGCCAGGTACCGTAATGTCCAAACTTTCAAAATCACCGTCTAAAATGATTTCTTGGCCGGCTTCAAAGGCAATGACTTCAACCGTACCAAAACCTGTACCTGTTGTTCCATCTTCTTCTAACTTAACACCGCTCATCGCTTGAACCGCAGCAACTTCAGTGCTACCTTCTGCAACTATACGGATTGTGCCGTTTGCCTTATCTACGATCAAATAACCTTTGATCTGCGTATTGTTAAGTTTAATAGAATTCGCTCCGCCGCCTTTGACAAGCAGTTGTCCAAGTACAGTCACGTTATCAAGTGTCACATCACCTTCAGCAACACCTTGACCTAAAATCAGATTACCTGATACAGTCATGTCTTTAAGTATTACATCCGCTACGTTAACCACTAGGTTTGTCGCAACATCTGCAGTGTAAGTGCCTGCTTCGTTAATCAGATCACCAGCGATTCTGTCAATCATCGTAACCGCTTCCGCTCTTGTCATAAATCCTTGTGGTTTAAAGCTTAAGTCCTTATAACCAGTGACATAACCGTTT
Proteins encoded:
- a CDS encoding YveK family protein; translated protein: MEETIELRELIELIFHRKWLIVVITLIAIVAGTLYSFYGVTPLYKSNTTLMVNGSKGLSASDIAASFDISSIGANQKLVVTYSEIVKSRIVLEQVIARLELDYSFEVLNQMIVAVPVKNTEILNIVVTNKSDKEAAEIANTVSDVFMKEVMRIMKVNNVEIIDRAIPVDKPINVRKAMNVAIAAVLGLMSSVFLVFALEYLDNTLKSEEDVAKFIGVPVLGGIPLTDFTESN
- a CDS encoding S-layer homology domain-containing protein, translating into MKKQLMVLLVLLVFSVQVSFATFNDTKQVPWADEAINFMVEKSFISGYSDELFMPQQALTRAEAIHVINRMNGLSDKVEIEFLDVDVDHWAYVAVQQAVADGYINGFPDGTFRPEAPITRAQFAAMLARVYDLEESSVTLTLSDKDQVPEWARRYVAISMEHGLMKGYTDGTFRSDGLITRAEGTQALYNVVKSAVYETYIEAKTEVIVVVEASDSGGSAPVSQPDGTKDLVLESMNRVILDIDKYVLPLMTTDLQESTTKDIQSAMKNYVKDSSYDFDLDMERARNKAKTMTSDEYAKFRSVLESNLLLLDLQRLKQFFNL
- a CDS encoding S-layer homology domain-containing protein, encoding MTQFRKVVSIVLLVALLVSSFAFASGTSDYSTNWAKDSIDKWISTGVLNGYGEGVFKPNNNITRAEFAKVMTAVFGLQTEGSKTFSDVHSTDWFTSYVNAVSGSKLMVGANGMFRPNDQITREEAMVVFYRAFSMNAPETTNTTFTDKAYISDWAANAVARMVRNGYVTGYKDLSFKPQGFMTRAEAVTMIDRIAGDLINEAGTYTADVATNLVVNVADVILKDMTVSGNLILGQGVAEGDVTLDNVTVLGQLLVKGGGANSIKLNNTQIKGYLIVDKANGTIRIVAEGSTEVAAVQAMSGVKLEEDGTTGTGFGTVEVIAFEAGQEIILDGDFESLDITVPGVTLNVTDGTVKSVNVTAAAGSANVEVSATATVTTMTADAPVTVTGTGTVTTAVVNTEGSSFVTAPTTVSSTSTTPVTVVVGGTTSNVSTTTPVVTTPPATSGGGSTGGGTTTPTAEYAFKVTHGSGTYSSTVSGAAGKTALLGRYTFADTAKVTLANVNTVFASTDVKSGLSAIAQDTDNENFITRILALKNTNDVVFSESLAEKVIAYTGGTALTVFDKTDSFIVDLANSSASEATKLAAAKALAADLATQNLEAIVNDMITLYPAKDVPSEFELWALDSSKTLQKWTSATIGEIKTDLTDGANGKTTKDLTFKDAKLADKYIFVFTFGNEWVGISVQ